The Solanum pennellii chromosome 4, SPENNV200 genomic interval TTTCCGATCAAATGATTCTAAGCCTTTGAATAGCTTAATAAGATCCTCAAGCATATGATTACGATAATATACAGAAATCATAAGACTACATAGCCGCCACGGCACAGAATGCAGATCAGAACCGATTTTCTTGTTCCAAAATTCATGTGCCTCTTTTGCTCTGTGATCCATATCCAGTGCTTTAATTAACTGCTCATATGTCCCCATTGTATTTCCCTGACCCTTGCTTAACATCCACTTAATAACCTGAACAATTCTATGCCATTGTTGCTCTTTCTCTAGTTTGAGCAATACCTGCTTTAGGGATCCAATGGGGAAATTCCGCTCCCATGCAACCCAAGCATCAAGTGCACCATATACAGCTTCCTTACTGTCCTCTAGATCAAGAAGTGTATTTACAAGAAAGCTAACCTTGTCCTTCCTTGAGACATTTTCTCCTACTTGGGGCTTGGAGTTGCCTCCAATGGGTTTTCCTGCAAGGGAAGAGAGAGATTTATAGCCGAATCGATCACCTAAGGACCCTGTTGTCTCTGCATCACTCCTGTTGGAGATTGAATGCCACACATCTGTACTGTAACTGCAAGTGAGGACGGAACTTCTATTCACTGTAAGCTGACTAATTTGTCTAGCCAGCCTTGTAATTATTGCTAATTTGGACATCATATGTACCCTGGCACTCATGTAAAAACAACAAGGTATCAATGTATGAATTATCGGAGTAGAAATTTTCAGGACATAATTTGCATTGCCACAACAGTAAAGCACCAGTTATTTTAAACAGTAAGCTCCAACACTTGAGAActgacaaaataaaaaaagataatgtcCAGCTTTTAGCAATTACCTAGATGCAAAGGCAAACATCGCAGTGCGATCATAAGTCCTATGCACAAAAAGTTGGACTTTGACCCATACCGAAGATAATTCACCAAACTACAACTAGGGGAGTGGCACTTTTTGAAGTGCCAGTACATTATGAACCCAACACTTGGAACCTTGCAAGTTCTGGCCAACAGAGAAGAGGGGGGAGTCAGGTGAATTCCATCAGCATGGAATAACAACATGTGGTAGAAGGGCTAAGCTAACATCTTTCCCTGGGAGCAGTGTAAGTTATGTCAGACTATTGGGAAATGGGCAATTAATACTTTGATATGTCATCTAAAGTATGTAGGGCAATTGAGAATGAATACTAAATTCTGTACTCTATACGAATAGGAGAACTGATTTTGCAGTTGGCAGAGTGGTAGGATTGAATTAATTAACACTCATCCTTCTTTCCATATGAATAACTGCTGCTATTTTGTGCTTTATCAACATTGTCTAGAAGCTGTACGTTCTTGATATCTTTTTTGATATCTATATGGGGCTACTTGTCTCTGTTTCTGCATATTCAAGAAAAATTCTCCACACAGTATATTAGTGATCTGACTCTGTTGTTAAGAGTTATATGACATTCAACTCAAGCTAGAGGAGGAAGTTCCTGTGAATTATTTCAATAGGTCTCCTACTCTCTTTTTGATCCTTGAGGGtgcatatgatatgatatatgtagGGTTGGTTAATTATATCTATCAACATCCCGCACTTAAACCTTTGTTCTTCCTCGAGCAAGGTAAACTCAATAACAGAATAAGTTCAATCCATCTTTAAACTCCGAAGATAACCAAGCCAAAATTTCAATTAGGGTTAGAACATACCAACGACTTTGTTGATATCAATAATTAGTCTACTTGCATatgaatcattaaaaactttcccatattttaaaatcaaaaatttcTAAGATTTTAAAACTACCACAATAATCAAGTTGACATCTTAACCTCAAGTATTAACTCCTTTCACTTGCTCAAGTGCCCTTAATTAAGAAGTTCAGTAACTTCTCCTATCATTCATAACTCATGTGCCCTCACCAACAATCAAAAGAAAGTCCcaatcaataacaatataaccAATGTCTTTTTGAGAATCTCACAATATAACCAATGTATcacaagaaacataaaagatagAAAGAATTCACTCACACTCATAAAACATTCAAATGTAACAAGTAATGTAGGAAACTCAGTCTAAGATCAACTAGGACTTGAATAGGGTTGTAATGTAGGGAGCATGGTAGGAGAAATATGGATAAAAGCGACTCGAAATTCCCTTAAGCACCACCAATACTTGAACTAGTTCTTCTTATGTCGCAAAAATGCCTTCTTTTGTCGAGCTTTGATTATTCTGCTCAAGCCTAAAACTCAATCACCTCCATACTTAGAATTATGTGCATTCATTCAAGTTTTTAAAGTGCTCACGTGAATAGGGtaaaagtattataaaatatcaaaaggtTAAGGGTTATAACATGGATGTCAACAAAAAGGATAAAAGGCTCAAACGGGGTGACTGCGGTAAAAATAATGTAAGTAAGCATATTTAGGCTCTAACAATTCAATAAAGGCccttttttcatttcttaaacAACGTAATACCCAAAATTTCACCTCGAAAAACAATTCTAGACCAAAAATCTGTGCAAATGAATTTTCCAAATAAACCTCACCTGACATGACACATGAAATATTCGAGACGGATCAATTCCAACTCCCAACAAGAACAATTGAGGCAAATAAATACAATACCAATCAGTGAGCAGTGAGTCAAAACATGATCCTAAACGTCAGTAACAACATCATTTTCGTCAATGactcaattcaattcaagagtCCACACAAATCCATGGGGAGTTTATTTTACTCATATTCAAAAGTCTAATTATGTTTGTATCTAACAAGTCACGAGATAGCTAGAGAGAAATATTCAACaccaaaacttttatttttatttagtactAACTACTAATTAATTCCAAAAAACACCCGGTTAAAAACAAAAGATGTTGTTGAGGAAAGAACTGTGGCTTAAGGAAACCCAAGAACCTTATTACTATccaatcccctcactgtacccaaggttgtGGATTattttctcccaagataaaacgaaAAAGAAGTAGCGGTATCTCACACTTCAAGAACTTCAGCGAATTTAAAAGTCAGCAACGAAATCACACGAACTCTACTTTGTTTGTAAGAAAATGCATGCAGAAGGAGAAAAGTCAATAATGAAAACTGAGAGGAAATCTCCATATTTATGGCCAATGAGTGTGAACTCACCTGATTTAGAACAGACTCATCTGTTTAGAACAGGCATATTGTATTTGGGAAAGGAAATGTCTATTcgcaaattaattaattaattaatcacatCATTTGTCAAATCCGAAGTTGAGGCCGAGGGAGCGATGATGACGCTGCTTAGGGCACCCTCTACTTAACCCCAAAGAAAGTGTTTTCTAATATAAGCACAAAACTTCTCCTCCCTTCTACCGATGAgtaagaaatgacttttcatttttccctttACTTAGTTCCCCACATTTCCCATATTCACAATATTTAAACCCAACAAAAGATAGCAATCACGCAATGTGATTAACCTCCTCTCCAAATACAAAATATAGGCACCAGAGACGGtcacattttcatttttaagatGATAGTCATTCAATACAACAATGCCAAAAGACTGCTTATCTGAATTGtggaaaattttcattttgaggACCAACCCAAAACCACCCAACACTTGTTTATAATCAACTCCTTATGTATCTTGGTTACTCAAACTTCAGCAACGAGTGAACTTATTAATCAAACAATTCATCAAACACCTTACCTGCATAATACAGTTAAACCAATACCAATAACGCAGTGGCTCCTCCCAATTACGTGGGAAATATAGTTCAGGTATCAACACTCAAATATTAGAACTTAAATCACAATCTTCTCTATTAGTCGCAAAACAATTTCAATTCACAGGGGTTATGGATGTTGCGAGACAGTGACTGACACAGAAGGGAAAGTGCAACAGAGAAAACAGgaaggagaaagaagaagagagataAAACAGTACCTGTTGATCGCCGGCAACCGGCAGTGGACTGAAGTGACCGGAGGTGTTGCACACACCGGTGTGGTGTCAAGAAAGCAAGTTATTAAAGAAAGGAAAACTGCGGCAACATTGTAACCtgttttttaacttctttttttttttttaatttcattttatatttatgatatttaaagGTGTGTATAAAGTATAAATAGACTACGTtttataaagttaattaaatggatatatAAATTACATGTAATGTAATACGTTTAAAATATTAGGTATGATGCAAATTATCATTACTACGTAAAACATGTTTGCctatttatatcattttatatcaatttaattatctacttatacaattaaaaaaaagatgaaaaacataaatataatataagataaGTTAAAAGTACAATATGTATTTGTGCCTTTGTAATTTAGAGTTAATTTTCTTACGAAATGCTTCATCATATCTTTATAAAACTGgctgaaataaaaattttaattttaaattattaaaaattcatCTGGCCATATAGTAAATGATATTTCTTacacatgatttttttaaacttctttcattattaatatttgaatttcttattctggtataaagtatttttgtatatacATGTAATCAGTCAATACTTAATATACCTAATTCCTTTacttcacttaaattttttgttgatttgagataaaatttaaatatatcaaaaaaaattatgatatttaataaaataaattaaaatacttttagaaattttgtgatcttataaaatatgtaataaggaaaaattcaaatcaaaaaattatttataaatagactaagaataaatataaaataaataaattaaaactaaggtaaaacttaaattcaaaataacatTTGGATATATAcggaaaaattactaaaaatacaCTTTTCATGTTTCTCTTATTTCCGGTACTTTCTTCTATTTCTAAAAGTCTGTAAAAGTTTTCGTTTCTTTAATATGTCTCAactacatattaatatattcgagtcaatatttaatatatttgagctatatattatttgatttgttttataaagtattcgaactaatttttaatatatttgagttaGTTTTTGATATATCTGGGTTACATATTCTGTATCTATCTGGCTTATGTATAATGCATCCGagttatatattaatgtatttaatttgtattacttttttaagaaattaatgtaattacaaactaaagagggatagattgtaatttcattttaaaactacgtgatttttaaaattatcctATACATAATACTTTACAGTCTCAATTTTTatgacaatttttatttttcaataatcaAATAATTTCAAGTTAGATAGAAAATTTACatattgaaatttcaaaattttttaaaatgacattacatatttgtatataacgtaaaaattatttctataaaTTAGAAtacttgatattttaaaatattttaagcatatataaaaaagttttattaaaaataaatttgtttgaattttgaaatttaaaatgcGTCATTTAATTTGTGACCGAGCCAATAAAATATGCgggtttttttctaaaaaacgTGTCAACTGTTGAGCTAAGCTCGGTGCCACTTCTCTCACCTTCTTCCTCGTGCACTTCACATCTGGACTTTGTTGCACAAACTCTGTCACGCAAAATAAAACTGAAGAAAACCCCAAGTGACAAGTAACGTGACATTGCTGAAACTTCCATTGATGATTTCCatggaagaaaaaaatgaatttgatgaGCAAGAGGAAGAATACGTTGATGACAATGAAGATGAACTACTAAAGAACAACAATTCATCAGTTCAAAACTCATCATCAAATTGGTTCATAAAAATGTTATCTTCACAAGCAGAAATCATCACAACTATTTTAATTTCACTAGTTTCCCCTATTTTCTACATCTTCTCTTTTGCTAATATCTTTGAAGAAGAAACTGAAAAGAAAGTCCCTGTAGCTGTACATGTTGTAGCTACAGTTCCTTCGAAGTTACTTAATGGAGTTACTCTGCTGCTAAAGAAATTTGGGGTTGGAATTCTTGGAGCTGCTTATGTTGCTATAGTTTTGATAAGTTTGTTGATTGTTTCGGGGATTTTGGGATTTGGGTTCGTGAGGATGTGGATGGAAGAACCTGTGATTTTGAGAGAACCGTTGTATTTTGATTATGCAGATGTGAATCCAAAGgctgttttttcttttggtggAGGTTATGATCAGAATCATAATGATGCTGGTGTGCCTCTTGGGCATACAATGTATGTTTCTTTGTTTCTACTTATGCCTGAATCTGATTTCAATAGAGACATTGGTGTTTTCCAGGTacatttctctctctatatatatgtatatgtgttttCATTGCATTAGATGTTTACTTAGATCCTTACAATTGGTCTCAGACTGATAAGTAAGCGCTCCAACTTTGAGAATATATCAACTTTTTGACCCCTCAACTCGGTCTCAACTGACAATTAAGTCCCCACTTGTTTCTAGTGGATGATGAGGATGTGAGACATTAATTTTAGAATTTGTAAGTTGTAGTGTTCATTCATGGAGATGAGTCAACTTGGTCTCAACTGATAACTAAATACTCCAATTTGTTGTTCCCACTAGTTTCTCATGGACGACTCTAACGGTTCATTCACATCATGGAGACGAGTAAACTTGTCCCCTACTTGTTTCTTGAGGATGTAACACATAAAATTTGGAAGTGTTTAGGTAATTATTTTGTAAGTTGGAGTGATCATTCACATCGTGGAGATGAGTCAACTTGATCTCTAACTGACAACTAAATACTCTAATTTGTTCCCACTAGTTTCTCATGGACGACGCTAATGTGTTATgtagtaattaattatattttaagttGGGAGTGTCATCCTGCATATATAGTGGTGATGAGGTGAGGTGTCTAGATGTGCATATCGAAAGTGAGAGAACATACTTGTCAGCTTGAGGCCAAGTTTAAGTGTTtgctttatgtattatgcc includes:
- the LOC107016088 gene encoding pentatricopeptide repeat-containing protein At4g18975, chloroplastic; the protein is MMSKLAIITRLARQISQLTVNRSSVLTCSYSTDVWHSISNRSDAETTGSLGDRFGYKSLSSLAGKPIGGNSKPQVGENVSRKDKVSFLVNTLLDLEDSKEAVYGALDAWVAWERNFPIGSLKQVLLKLEKEQQWHRIVQVIKWMLSKGQGNTMGTYEQLIKALDMDHRAKEAHEFWNKKIGSDLHSVPWRLCSLMISVYYRNHMLEDLIKLFKGLESFDRKPPDKSIIQKVADTYEVQGYVDQKDRLLEKYKDLFTETWNGNPKGLRGSRPQRKEKQAQED